In the genome of Streptomyces aquilus, the window GGACTCCCTTCAGCTGGTGCTCCTTGAGCGCCGCAAGGGTGCCGCGGAGGACTCGACCGGGGACAACGACGACGCCGCGCGCCGCAAGGTGCACATCTGAGAAAAGGATTCCGGGCGCGGGAAAGGCCCGTGACCCGGTGGGGGAGAGGCACTATCCGGGCCTCTAGGGGAGGGAACAGAAAGACATGACGGGCCACGACAGATATCCCGGCGTCCCGGTCACCATCGTGATGCCGACCTACAACGAGGCAGCCAACCTGCCGAGGATGGCCGAGCTGGTGCTCGGGCTGCCGATCGACGGGCTGCACCTGAAGATCGTCGACGACTCCAGCCCCGACGGCACCGGGCGGATCGCCGAGCAGCTCGCCGAGAAGTACAACTGGGACGGGCGGCGGCGGATGAGCGTGCTGCACCGGACCGAGAAGGACGGGCTCGGGCGTGCCTACGTCGCGGGCATGACCGCCGCGCTCGACGAGGGGGCCGCGTACGTCGTCCAGATGGACGCCGACGGCAGCCACCCCGTGGAAGCGGTCCCACGCATGCTCGGCACGGCCGTGGCCTCCGGCGTCGGCCTGGTCGTCGGCAGCCGGTACGTCGAGGGCGGTTCGCTGGACGAGGAGTGGGGCAAGCACCGCGTGCTGCTGTCCCGCTTCGCCAACCGCTACGCCCGCACCGTGCTCGGCACCAAGATCCGGGACATCACGGCCGGCTTCAACCTGTGGTCCGCCGCCACCCTGCGTGACGTCGATCTCGCCACCCTGGACAGCGCGGGCTACAGCTTCCAGGTCGAGCTGAAGTTCAAGGCCGTGCGGGCCGGACACAGCGCCGTCGAGATCCCGATCCGCTTCGAGGAGCGCACCGAGGGCGTCTCCAAGATGAACCTGTCCACGCAGATCGAGTCGGCCCTGGTGCCGCTGCGGCTGCGGATGCGCAACCGGCGGGGCTGAGCGGGGATCATGAGCGGACGGCACGCGACTCCCTCGCGGTTCGGCAAGCTGTACCGCGAGGTGGCCAAGTTCGGCCTGGTGGGGGCCTCGGGGTTCGTGGTCAACCTCGGGGTCTTCAACATCGTCACGGGCGTCCTCGGATGGCCGCCCGTGCGAGCGGGTGTCCTGGCGACGGCCGTCGCCATCCTGACCAACTACCTGGGCCTGCGGTACTTCACCTACCGGGACCGCGACCAGGAGACGAGGATGCGCCGGCGCAAGGAGATGGGGCTCTTCCTCTTCTTCAGCGCGATCGGGCTCGTCATCGAGAACGGGGTGCTCTACGTCACCACGTACGGCCTCGGCCTGGACGGCACGCTCGCCACGAACGTCTGCAAGTTCTTCGGCATCGGCGTCGCGACCCTGTTCCGGTTCTGGTCGTACCGGACGTGGGTCTTCAGGGCCGTGGCCCGGCGGCCGGACCACCCCGCGCCGGTCGCGCGGGGCGGCGGGGCCACGGCCGCCGAGCCGGTGCTGAACGTCCCCTGGGAGACCTCTTGGGAGACCTCTTGGGAGACCCGGTAGCGACCGGGTGCCGCCTACTGGTTCGCCGCCGCCGAAGCCTGGGCCTCGCCGCGGCGGCGGATCTGGCGGAAGGTGAACTCGGCCAGGTCGTTGCCGGTCTTCTCCACCTGGGTGCTCTTCGTCGTGACGTCCTTGCCGTTGAGGAAACCGGCGGTGGTGAAGTAGGCGTAGCGGCCGTAGGAATTGGTCGTCGTGCGGCACACCGCGGCGTTGCAGAACGGCTTGATCCCGTCGCCGGACAGGGAGGCGATGACGCTCTTGTCGTCGGCCTGGCCCTTGGCCTTCCGCGCCTCGGCCTCGGTGTTGAAGACGGCCACGCCGACCGTCACGGCGACGCCGTCCTTCATGTACGACACCCGCATCACGCTGGTGCAGCCGTTGGCGGTGAGGACCTTGCCGAGGGTGCCGTTGGCGTTGGCGGCCGAGGCGCACTTCTTGGTGTCGGCCGTGGCGCCCTTCTTGTAGACCGTCTCGCCCATGGTCAGCTGCGTGCCGGGGAAGAGGATCTCCGCGCTGAGCGGGGCCGTGTCCTTGGTCCTGCTGGAGATGAAGTCCTTCGGGTCCAGCGGCGGCGGGGCGCTGGTCGGGGCGAAGGACGGGTCCGTCGCGGACTGGCTCGGGATGTCCGCCGTCGCGGGCAGCGAGGACGTGGTGGACGCCTCGTCGTCGCCGCCGTTGGCGGAGACCACGGCCATGGCGACGGCGGTGCCTATCGCCGCGGTGGCGAGGGCGCCGCCGACGATGAACAGCAGCTTGCGCCGCCTGTTACGGGTCTCCGATGCCTCGGCGAGGGCCGCCCAGTCCGGGGTCTGGCCGTCGGTGCCGCCGTTCCACGGCTGCTGGGAATTCGGTTTCCAGGGATCCCACTGGGACTGGGGTCCCCCCTGCTGCCCAAAGCTCATGGGGCGCATCATAGAGGGGGGACGCGTGGGGCCGCCGGGGTCGCTCGTTTTGACCCGTCCGGGGTACCGCTAGTACCCTTCCAGTTTGTTATGCGTATTGGCTAGGTCGTACTCACGCCAGAAGCCCTTACGTAGGTTCCCTGGAGCAGTTACCAGTGGGCGGCATACGGGCAGTCTTCCCGGCTTCTGTCGTCCCCAGCTGCACGATCGCTTCAAGGATGCCTTGTGTCAGCACCCATCCCTGAAGAAGAAGGCTGAGAAGTGCGTACGTACAGCCCTAAGCCCGGCGATGTGACTCGCCAGTGGCA includes:
- a CDS encoding polyprenol monophosphomannose synthase, translated to MTGHDRYPGVPVTIVMPTYNEAANLPRMAELVLGLPIDGLHLKIVDDSSPDGTGRIAEQLAEKYNWDGRRRMSVLHRTEKDGLGRAYVAGMTAALDEGAAYVVQMDADGSHPVEAVPRMLGTAVASGVGLVVGSRYVEGGSLDEEWGKHRVLLSRFANRYARTVLGTKIRDITAGFNLWSAATLRDVDLATLDSAGYSFQVELKFKAVRAGHSAVEIPIRFEERTEGVSKMNLSTQIESALVPLRLRMRNRRG
- a CDS encoding GtrA family protein: MSGRHATPSRFGKLYREVAKFGLVGASGFVVNLGVFNIVTGVLGWPPVRAGVLATAVAILTNYLGLRYFTYRDRDQETRMRRRKEMGLFLFFSAIGLVIENGVLYVTTYGLGLDGTLATNVCKFFGIGVATLFRFWSYRTWVFRAVARRPDHPAPVARGGGATAAEPVLNVPWETSWETSWETR